The window gaagATATTTAGCTCCTAAGGTAAGCCAATAACTACTCCATCACCAGGAATTAGTGGATTTAAAAGATACCAATGGAGAATGAAATCTATCAATAAGCACAAAGTATTTAAAGTAAGtagtatttaaataaacaatgtgATGCTGGTGGTGATAGAGCATAAGATTTTTCTATatggtttaatattttactgtattttacttttgtaacaataatgaataaaaaattaaagtattttgtttttttaattgaaaaagtgttCATTAATAACTACAGTTAACTAAAATTAACTAAGAATTCGTTTTAAAGTTGCAAATCCACAAGTGCGGTAATCTATAGAATACCACCTCGAAATTTCGAACGGTATTtatgaataatattttctattacCACATCTACCACCATGTACATAAAATATGCTTACAACGTCATTTTGCGGTTACCAAATGATTTCTCTttgaaattatcttaaaaatagattaaataatacgttattaacattattaagtaaataaataataaaaatatacggaTAAATAGACAAAAACATATacagttattttttatttttggcacGGTTGGCACCAACCCCAGGGATATTTGATAGGAGACTTATCGAAATCCCACCGTAAGATGGCATTAACGTCTatactgaaataatttaattaaacttacaattttattattaatagcggaaataatgaaaaacagcaataacaattattaccagtatcattcttttaaattaaaaagtatagatACCAATtcgtgttatatttttaaatttgccgcTAACTTCAACTTAGTTGAAGTTTTTTCTGAATGACAgatgaaaacgtcattttaaagtgatttttcggtaagagtattataaagtaataatggtatgattaaatatttagattataattaacattataACTTTGTTTCAACTAACGTTATAATTGGTTGGAAGCTCGTCAGATGCAATTTCACACGTCATATGATGCAGTGATATTCAAATGTGGTGGCATTATTTGACAGGTGTAATTGCATTTGAGGAATTCCCAATTAGTTCGGAACGGTACTTTCCACAAACAGTTAATCTCTGGTTGgagcttttatatataaacccaaTCTAACCTGTATTCTAGTGGTTCGGTTCTTAGTtgaataattccaaaatatccctaacagatggcgccacatgcgttcaaaatttaaagtttgattttgtatGGTTGGCATTATagaaaataacctcaaaaagaaCTGTCAAAACAATTATGAACGTTAAGTTTGAGTTTAATGATACTTTCGACAATTTTTCGCTTCCCAACACATTTAAACCTAATAAGGTgttagaaaatgttaaaattgctgAAAAGACATTAATCGATAAAAATGAGAAAGAAGATATTGGAATTATTTCGTTCGAcgacagcgattttttgaatgtttCATTAACAAGTTTACTTGAAGAGATAAATCTCGAAGATCAAGTGAAAATTGAtaacaaagaaattgttttaaataaaaatgtgagtaattttataattaataacaaaggctgtgataaaatcaataataaagaaagtGATTCATGGGAAAaagtagaaaataatttagaaacacgtaattttaacgaaaaatctacttataattataatatacaaAGCGATAGGAAcacaattaattataacaaattgaATAATTCGAAAGATCTTTTTGATTGGTCGgacgataattttttaaatgaatctaatggtattgataaaaataatttaatggtAACAAATAATtgcaacaaagaaaataaatcaaataatcTAGATGGTGAGTTATCTGAATGGaatctttttgaaattgacgaaaaaaataaatcaaaaaaggataaaattcatcaattagaatcattaaatgatgaagaaaaaagTGAATCTTATTTTGGAAGTCATTTAACCTGTAATTTATCAGATTGGAATATCCCAGACATgattcttcaaaaatattccaaaaacaacGTTAAAACAATGTTCGATTGGCAATTAAAATGCTTAAATAacccaaaaattttattaaacaataaaaatttggtttattCCGCCCCAACATCAGCAGGAAAAACTTTAGTAGCGGAAATTTTAGCCATTAAAACCTTAATAGAACGCAAAAAGAAAGTGATTTTTGTTTTACCATTTGTATCGGTTGTTAGAgagaaaatgtttcattttcaAGACTTATTAAGTACAAGTGGAATACGAGTTGATGGTTTTATGGGGTCTTATCATCCACCTGGAGGGTTTAAATCGGTTCAATTAGCGATTTGTACCATAGAAAAAGCTAATAGTTTGATTAATCGATTGTTAGAAGAGaatgaattagatgaaattggGGCGgttattattgatgaaatgCATTTATTGGGGGATCCAAGTCGAGGTTATCTTTTAGAATTACTCTtaacgaaattaaaatatatgattaaaaaaaataattcgcTTAATATACAAATAATTGGGATGTCGGCTACTTTACcaaatttagatttattagCGAATTGGTTAAACGCCGAATTATTTACAACCGATTTTAGACCAATACCTTTATTCGAATGGTGTCATGTAAACGGggaaatttatgataataattttaaattaatcaggAAAATTGAGCCGGTTAAAGAGTTAGATAAAGATGTCGATAATATTTTACAGCTTTCTTTGGAAACTATTAAATCGTCTTGTtcagttttgattttttgccCTACAAAAAATTGGTGTGAAAGTTTATCACAACAATTATCGGTGGCTTTTTGGAAATTAGGAACGAACGAAAACGATTTAGGAAAAATTTTACGCTCAGAATTAAACgtcgatttaattaaagaagttTTTGAGCAACTCAAACGTTGTCCGGTCggtttagataaaattttagcaaaaaccGTCGCTTTTGGAGTCGCGTTTCACCATGCGGGCTTAACAATGGACGAAAGGGATATTATTGAGGGTGGTTTTCGTTCGGGTGCAATCAGAGTTTTGGTGGCAACCTTAACTTTATCTTCAGGGGTTAATTTACCCGCTCAACGAGTTATTATTCGTACCCCTAATTTTTGTGGGAAACCTTTAGACACTTTGACGTATCGCCAAATGATTGGGAGAGCTGGGAGAATGGGGAAAGATTCTTCGGGGGAGAGTTTATtgatttgtcaaaaaaatgattacaACATCGCTAAAGAATTAACCTCCGCTAATTTAGAACCCGTCCGAAGCTGCCTTCAATCGGGAAAATTAAAACGCGCCATTTTAGAGGTTATAGCGAGCGGTGTTGCGAATACTTTcgaagatgttaatttatttacaagttgTACTCTTTTAAATGATCTAAATTTAATCGATGAAGCAATCGAATTTTTGAAACGCAACGAATTTATTCGTTTACAAACTGTGgaggaaaataaattaaaatacgtCGCGACTCATTTGGGGAAAGCTTGTTTATCGTCGTCTTTACCACCAGAGGAGGGGTTAATTTTATTCGGCGAATTAGAAAAAGCTCGGCGATGTTTCGTTTTAGAAACTGAATTGCATCTAATATACTTAGTAACGCCGTATTCTTGTTGTAATTTATCTATTAATTggatgttttatttaaatctttggGAGAAACTCCCCGCGAGTATGAAACGAGTCGGCGAATTAGTCGGGATTAGAGAATCGTTCATTTTTAACGCATCCCAAGGAAAGATCCAATCcgaacaaaaattacaaatacatAAACGTTTTTACACCGCCCTCGCCCTTCAAGATCTCGTTAACGAAGTCCCGTTAAATAAAGTTgcgttaaaatttaattgttgtagAGGTTTACTTCAATCCTTACAACAATCCGCTTCGACATTTTCCGGTATGGTTACAGCATTTTGCAAACAACTCGGTTGGACAAGCGTTGAGTTATTAATCTCACAATTTCAAGATCGATTACATTTCGGGGTTAATCGAGACATTTTAGATTTAATGAAGCTACCGATTATGAACGGGCCAAGAGCTAGAACTTTATTTAACTCCGgcattgaaaatttattaatattagcCTCATCGACCGTTGAAacgatcgaaaatattttacacaAAGTAATGCCATTTGAAAGCGAAAAGGAACGCGAAGGGGAAAGCAAATTCGACGttgataaaagaaataaaattcgaAGCGTTTGGATTACAGGAAAGCGCGGTTTA of the Onthophagus taurus isolate NC chromosome 10, IU_Otau_3.0, whole genome shotgun sequence genome contains:
- the LOC111420441 gene encoding DNA polymerase theta, which translates into the protein MNVKFEFNDTFDNFSLPNTFKPNKVLENVKIAEKTLIDKNEKEDIGIISFDDSDFLNVSLTSLLEEINLEDQVKIDNKEIVLNKNVSNFIINNKGCDKINNKESDSWEKVENNLETRNFNEKSTYNYNIQSDRNTINYNKLNNSKDLFDWSDDNFLNESNGIDKNNLMVTNNCNKENKSNNLDGELSEWNLFEIDEKNKSKKDKIHQLESLNDEEKSESYFGSHLTCNLSDWNIPDMILQKYSKNNVKTMFDWQLKCLNNPKILLNNKNLVYSAPTSAGKTLVAEILAIKTLIERKKKVIFVLPFVSVVREKMFHFQDLLSTSGIRVDGFMGSYHPPGGFKSVQLAICTIEKANSLINRLLEENELDEIGAVIIDEMHLLGDPSRGYLLELLLTKLKYMIKKNNSLNIQIIGMSATLPNLDLLANWLNAELFTTDFRPIPLFEWCHVNGEIYDNNFKLIRKIEPVKELDKDVDNILQLSLETIKSSCSVLIFCPTKNWCESLSQQLSVAFWKLGTNENDLGKILRSELNVDLIKEVFEQLKRCPVGLDKILAKTVAFGVAFHHAGLTMDERDIIEGGFRSGAIRVLVATLTLSSGVNLPAQRVIIRTPNFCGKPLDTLTYRQMIGRAGRMGKDSSGESLLICQKNDYNIAKELTSANLEPVRSCLQSGKLKRAILEVIASGVANTFEDVNLFTSCTLLNDLNLIDEAIEFLKRNEFIRLQTVEENKLKYVATHLGKACLSSSLPPEEGLILFGELEKARRCFVLETELHLIYLVTPYSCCNLSINWMFYLNLWEKLPASMKRVGELVGIRESFIFNASQGKIQSEQKLQIHKRFYTALALQDLVNEVPLNKVALKFNCCRGLLQSLQQSASTFSGMVTAFCKQLGWTSVELLISQFQDRLHFGVNRDILDLMKLPIMNGPRARTLFNSGIENLLILASSTVETIENILHKVMPFESEKEREGESKFDVDKRNKIRSVWITGKRGLTEKEAAEMLVNDARRFIELEMGMVNINWGDKNDCVEESGGFKANLLYKKDLEINENLDQGEKEIKKNILSPTIINTSNEFVAPSQHCLSTIITPINQIKHQKKASTRNKRKLFNYSSESDVQETPEKKRKRKNKNRKKIDPFIIDNLNNINIENIDNKESFTKFQIEIKTKKSISLSLGCTEIESIKKPKIGMKSETQINKVLSFNKEIKGIGFNWGTNTVYYVCFESTSVSKLEKINLLKEIFNNPEIKVRIFDGKEQIKTAALSLGVDFNTNIEDPKVFDWILNPDGSEKNLQEMVIKYIPEAQNLLKSIDDKIKGVGSIGLNTKLSKTPPKLRCCVESVLTWFLFESFLKSQEKKLFHPFYVEMSLIKILSRMELIGFGVNLSKLQELSKILAQQTVDLEKKAFHIAGRTFSFSSSTDVAKILGMYQNKKRISTNKKALEKQLENPIAPLIVQWRKINSILTTTIYPLLKLIKNENRIYPCSITHHATGRISMHEPNLQSVPRNFESNDKAIIINCREAFQAKDNHLLISADYCQLELRLLAHFSKDKNLIEVMKRVNDDVFKIIASKLNNVKVEEVTDEMRQRAKQICYGIIYGMGVKGLSEQMNSCEEEASMFLENFHEKYPGIRQHIQTLIEKCKETGFIETLSGRRRFFENINNPHPAVKSQAERQAVNTTIQGSAADITKNAMVLIENVFQNKFKTSRNKPELVLHIHDELLYEVPEKYLAVTAKIIRKSMENAVKLSIPFPVKIKFGKSWGKLEMI